Proteins encoded by one window of Drosophila melanogaster chromosome X:
- the CG34408 gene encoding uncharacterized protein, isoform G gives MYSEWASLSAQITANSCGAQCFSVLNKFPASAGREVVVSVVKQLGTNLGITQNAEPSHLVKDEEVKWCMDVICFGLSLPLQEHETIKDCVNVYCEWLTALHPQPRISVPKPICEDANLYARQIINHFHNLFVPRQGESADTIKRQAVLCHRVLRTLQQTAQISQLMDRQTWDTLLLFLLAINEILLAPPTVKDDVGDQLCERVLSVLFEVWLLACVRSFPSPSMWKTLQESCAMWRHRVALVDQWNRVNLALTARLLEFSYGPAFPQLKNADEDGQLIPIGMSNDCVAQTWYRFLRMIGNPTALCSPHIISKSSHFVQWALTHEKGAETHQHPCLQQLPQIFLNAMKGISSQVDAFLGVYQPPPQQTDGVVTNLLEIRHSLNEATSSTLQQFIHSSSATNIANQQNQPAHHHHHLHYPHLHLHGAGSFLRDNFMSNSASSALNAIMGHHGGHHGHHHQQQQQQQQQLQISASPTSSLTTSGSSAVGSTSAGGSHSAGVVGSISFGATESPGPGQASASATPTPPLQRRLAKSFSVAPTITQQKALPLTSMGAGVELAVARPKCNSILHVFHEWLFEAAHIGGDTWRQNRKKQACEASKRPSSMIMEHRKGSISLSQPNSLNDPQSLPPTLTIDKYESGRAEAIGTLCKIFCAKKTGEEILPVYLARFYMALQQCLKITESRECDETLASILLHSSDLFRLDLDGINVLLPGFIAALEIVLPDKDLKLKTQSMVFNRTELRRSAINILLSIMVLPLHYQTLPIRDLTCESSEKMFTFIQLKSRLMNILMNALQVETDAQNTHMLLGGLLLCVQDAVTFEETELGGGNANLSQNSSGVQHHDANLLSSACSERSASLVSAGTASLGGQTTATMGAGSGSIRDTASAHDYPSLTISDDMSFEFGQELEGVTTYDNAHALFVRATYLVCHRLISSWKTDLNVSLAALELLSGLARLHIRETDALECKRAVKWICDYICYQCSRPPPAHSKDLHSTIVAAFQCTAAWLMQHPYLLQDKDCLQTVLEVVELGISGTKSQSKGTDIPKFKDEKELKPASMRVRDAAENLLTIILEQVGYFPSECGPESISSLLDELALMKHCNSMVPAAAASSEQAIAKFKYFVTENSTILALLEEPLGNDQDPQPTVTLLIRGPFGRHAWTMQLRHLPRSKSGIKYHAINPGRPIPMNDVTQRLDSEQKNFPDGVDKVQPCVADYSIPTIEQMREQYGTAVIRELESLLENQSIHEKLAWAEADTSADSLSHAQECVPPTVCHEFHAARLFLSHFGFLGFETRNPQNPAEALGNPPQRPLIVLDTKSAAFAADLDRLDKLSARTHDSVYVFYVKSGQTSAQQIIANMGEESSASHDPHFASMLQTLGWPVQVSEHSGWTGFAHNSWSLKGTPEEQLKSTANELNYNGSQRVLYWADVSSEIAFVVPTTWNLRYNSDTCDSGSISSTDQIGSSNVWTRGEADSAAGLAKSKSRNLSLELDTNRRDVKEPVPPTRRKGNVTKPTLLAQAPAKIFLVWLESYEDYLNFPLEDLLAYTRTGEELQTQQLPRASDCHVIFVHSLLSGLLRVKLQGPPGRMSFATPLVDGMVLSRRVVGNLVRQTALNISRRRRLDNDNYQPPHVRRRLKVQDIVQKYKMDLSEADLLAHLFQRAI, from the exons ATGTACTCCGAGTGGGCCTCGCTGTCTGCCCAAATCACAGCCAACAGCTGCGGCGCCCAGTGCTTCAGTGTGCTCAACAAATTCCCCGCCTCCGCCGGACGCGAAGTGGTCGTCTCCGTGGTCAAGCAGCTGGGCACCAATCTGGGCATCACGCAGAATGCAGAGCCCAGTCACCTGGTCAAAGACGAAGAG GTAAAATGGTGCATGGACGTGATCTGCTTCGGACTTTCGCTTCCTCTGCAGGAACACGAGACGATCAAGGATTGCGTGAATGTGTACTGCGAGTGGCTGACGGCGCTGCATCCGCAGCCCAGGATCAGTGTACCGAAGCCGATATGCGAGGATGCCAATCTCTATGCTCGCCAGATCATCAATCACTTTCACAATCTGTTTGTGCCGCGCCAGGGCGAAA GTGCAGATACAATTAAACGGCAGGCAGTGCTCTGCCATCGGGTGCTACGAACTCTGCAGCAAACTGCTCAGATATCGCAGCTAATGGATCGGCAGACGTGGGACACGCTGCTTCTCTTTCTGCTGGCTATCAATGAGATCCTGCTGGCGCCGCCCACCGTCAAGGACGATGTGGGCGATCAGCTGTGCGAGCGTGTGCTATCCGTGCTCTTCGAGGTCTGGCTTCTGGCCTGCGTTCGCAGTTTTCCCTCACCGTCGATGTGGAAGACGCTGCAGGAGTCGTGTGCCATGTGGCGACACCGTGTAGCCCTCGTGGATCAATGGAATCGAGTGAACTTGGCACTAACCGCTCGCCTGCTGGAGTTCAGCTATGGTCCTGCGTTTCCACAGCTCAAGAATG CCGACGAGGATGGCCAGCTGATACCAATTGGAATGTCCAACGACTGTGTGGCCCAGACTTGGTACCGCTTCCTGCGTATGATTGGCAATCCCACGGCGCTCTGTTCACCACATATCATCAGCAAATCATCACACTTTGTTCAGTGGGCGTTGACCCATGAAAAGGGCGCCGAGACGCATCAGCATCCCTGCCTGCAACAACTGCCGCAGATCTTCCTCAATGCCATGAAGGGAATTTCCAGTCAAGTGGACGCTTTTCTAG gcgtTTAtcagccgccgccgcagcaaACGGATGGTGTAGTGACGAATCTGCTGGAAATACGGCACTCGCTCAACGAGGCCACCTCCTCGACCCTGCAGCAGTTCATCCACTCGAGTAGCGCCACGAATATTGCGAACCAGCAGAATCAGCCAgcccatcaccatcatcacctCCACTATccgcatttgcatttacatGGCGCTGGTAGCTTTCTGCGCGACAATTTCATGAGCAACTCGGCCAGCTCTGCTCTGAATGCCATAATGGGTCACCATGGCGGCCACCATGGCcaccaccatcagcagcagcagcagcagcagcagcagctccagaTAAGTGCCTCGCCCACCAGCAGCCTGACGACGAGCGGCAGCTCCGCCGTGGGCAGCACCAGTGCCGGTGGCAGTCACTCCGCCGGAGTCGTTGGCAGCATATCCTTTGGCGCCACTGAATCGCCTGGACCGGGTCAGGCCTCTGcctctgccacgcccacaccgcCACTTCAGCGACGTCTGGCGAAAAGCTTCAGCGTAGCACCTACCATCACACAACAGAAGG CTCTGCCGTTGACTTCGATGGGAGCGGGTGTCGAGCTGGCCGTGGCCAGACCCAAATGCAACAGCATTCTCCACGTATTCCACGAGTGGCTCTTCGAGGCGGCGCACATCGGAGGCGACACTTGGCGGCAAAATCGTAAAA AGCAAGCATGCGAGGCCAGTAAACGGCCATCGTCGATGATAATGGAGCACCGCAAGGGATCGATATCGTTGTCGCAGCCCAACTCTCTGAACGATCCGCAATCGTTGCCACCCACGCTGACCATCGACAAGTATGAGTCCGGCCGAGCCGAGGCCATTGGAACGCTGTGCAAGATCTTCTGTGCAAAGAAGACGGGCGAGGAGATTCTGCCCGTCTATCTGGCCCGCTTCTACATGGCATTGCAGCAGTGCCTGAAGATTACAGAGTCGCGGGAATGCGACGAGACGTTGGCCAGCATCCTGCTGCATTCGAGTGACCTGTTTCGCCTGGACCTGGATGGGATTAATGTGCTGCTGCCCGGTTTCATTGCCGCCTTGGAAATCGTACTGCCCGACAAGGACCTCAAGCTGAAGACGCAATCGATGGTCTTTAATCGCACCGAATTGCGCCGTTCGGCGATTAACATCCTGCTGTCCATCATGGTGCTGCCGTTGCACTACCAAACGCTGCCCATTCGGGATTTGACCTGCGAATCGAGCGAGAA AATGTTTACCTTCATCCAACTGAAGTCGCGGCTCATGAACATCTTGATGAATGCCCTGCAGGTCGAGACGGATGCCCAAAACACGCACATGCTTCTGGGCGGCCTGCTGCTCTGCGTTCAGGATGCCGTCACCTTCGAGGAGACGGAACTGGGCGGCGGCAATGCCAATCTCTCGCAGAACTCGAGTGGTGTGCAGCATCATGACGCCAATCTACTGAGTTCGG CGTGCTCGGAGCGTTCCGCTTCGCTGGTCAGCGCTGGCACAGCCAGCTTGGGCGGTCAGACGACGGCCACCATGGGAGCGGGATCGGGCTCCATTCGCGACACCGCCTCCGCCCACGACTACCCCAGTCTGACCATATCCGATGACATGTCATTCGAGTTCGGCCAGGAACTGGAAGGGGTGACCACCTATG ATAATGCCCATGCTCTATTTGTGCGCGCCACGTATTTGGTCTGCCATCGTCTGATCTCGTCGTGGAAGACGGATCTGAATGTTTCGCTGGCCGCCTTGGAGTTGCTGTCCGGCTTGGCCAGGTTACATATCCGGGAAACAG ACGCTCTAGAGTGCAAGCGGGCCGTGAAGTGGATCTGTGACTATATATGCTACCAGTGCTCCCGTCCGCCGCCGGCGCATAGCAAGGATCTGCACAGCACCATTGTGGCGGCCTTTCAGTGCACCGCCGCCTGGCTGATGCAGCATCCCTATTTGCTGCAGGACAAGGATTGCCTGCAAACGGTCCTCGAGGTGGTTGAGCTGGGCATTTCGGGCACCAAGAGCCAGAGCAAGGGCACCGATATACCCAAATTTAAGGACGAAAAGGAGCTAAAGCCCGCCTCGATGAGAGTGCGAGATGCTGCTGAGAATCTGCTGACAATTATCCTCGAGCAAGTGGGCTATTTCCCCAGCGAATGCGGTCCAGAGTCCATATCCTCGCTATTGGATGAGCTGGCGCTCATGAAGCACTGCAACTCTATGGTGCCGGCGGCGGCGGCCAGCAGTGAGCAGGCCATTGCCAAGTTTAAGTACTTTGTGACCGAGAACTCCACCATATTGGCACTGCTCGAGGAGCCGTTGGGCAATGACCAGGATCCCCAACCCACAGTGACTC TGCTCATACGCGGTCCCTTTGGTCGACATGCCTGGACCATGCAGTTGCGTCATCTGCCTCGCAGTAAGTCTGGGATTAAGTACCATGCCATTAATCCTGGCAGGCCCATACCCATGAACGATGTGACGCAACGGCTGGATAGCGAGCAAAAGAACTTTCCCGACGGCGTGGACAAAGTGCAACCGTGTGTGGCGGACTACTCTATACCCACCATCGAACAAATGCGCGAGCAATACGGCACTGCTGTCATACGGGAGCTGGAGTCGTTGCTGGAGAACCAGAGCATTCACGAGAAACTGGCCTGGGCGGAGGCGGACACCAGTGCGGATAGTTTGTCGCATGCCCAAGAATGTGTGCCGCCAACGGTGTGCCACGAGTTCCATGCGGCGCGTCTATTTCTCTCACATTTTGGTTTTCTGGGATTCGAGACGCGGAATCCACAGAATCCAGCTGAGGCACTGGGCAATCCGCCACAGCGACCGCTAATCGTGCTGGACACCAAGTCCGCAGCCTTCGCCGCCGATCTGGATCGTTTGGACAAGCTGAGTGCGAGGACGCACGACAGCGTTTATGTGTTCTATGTGAAG AGTGGCCAAACGAGTGCCCAGCAGATTATCGCCAATATGGGCGAGGAATCGTCTGCCAGCCATGATCCGCACTTCGCTAGCATGCTGCAAACGCTGGGCTGGCCGGTTCAGGTTTCAGAACACTCTGGCTGGACGGGCTTTGCCCACAACTCGTGGTCACTCAAGGGAACGCCCGAGGAGCAGCTAAAGTCCACTGCCAACGAGCTGAACTATAATGGATCACAGAGGGTGCTCTACTGGGCGGATGTGTCATCGGAAATCGCCTTCGTGGTGCCCACGACATGGAATCTGCGTTACAATAGCGACACTTGCGATAGTGGAAGTATCTCGAGCACGGATCAGATTGGCTCCAGCAATGTCTGGACACGCGGAGAGGCCGATAGTGCGGCTGGCCTGGCAAAATCCAAGTCAAGGAATCTTAGCCTAGAACTCGACACGAATCGCAGGGATGTAAAGGAGCCAGTTCCGCCGACGCGACGAAAAGGAAATGTGACGAAACCCACACTATTGGCCCAGGCGCCGGCCAAAATCTTTTTGGTGTGGCTGGAGAGCTATGAGGATTACCTAAACTTTCCGCTCGAGGATCTGCTAGCCTATACACGCACTGGCGAGGAGCTGCAGACGCAACAGTTGCCTCGCGCCTCCGACTGTCACGTGATCTTCGTGCATTCGTTGCTCTCGGGACTTCTGAGAGTAAAGTTGCAGGGTCCACCGGGAAGGATGAGCTTTGCCACGCCCCTGGTCGATGGCATGGTCCTGAGCCGGCGGGTAGTCGGAAATCTGGTTCGACAAACGGCATTGAACATATCACGCCGCCGGCGTCTGGACAATGATAA CTACCAACCGCCTCATGTGCGACGACGACTCAAGGTGCAGGACATTGTCCAGAAGTACAAAATGGATCTGAGCGAGGCCGATCTGTTGGCCCATCTGTTCCAACGCGCAATTTAG
- the CG34408 gene encoding uncharacterized protein, isoform D gives MYSEWASLSAQITANSCGAQCFSVLNKFPASAGREVVVSVVKQLGTNLGITQNAEPSHLVKDEEVKWCMDVICFGLSLPLQEHETIKDCVNVYCEWLTALHPQPRISVPKPICEDANLYARQIINHFHNLFVPRQGESADTIKRQAVLCHRVLRTLQQTAQISQLMDRQTWDTLLLFLLAINEILLAPPTVKDDVGDQLCERVLSVLFEVWLLACVRSFPSPSMWKTLQESCAMWRHRVALVDQWNRVNLALTARLLEFSYGPAFPQLKNADEDGQLIPIGMSNDCVAQTWYRFLRMIGNPTALCSPHIISKSSHFVQWALTHEKGAETHQHPCLQQLPQIFLNAMKGISSQVDAFLGLSKTSLIGLTGGGARNAISSSSTTTTNAGSTGGTGSGDGSAPAPLPTTPTSTSGPPSASSSINSLPLTSMGAGVELAVARPKCNSILHVFHEWLFEAAHIGGDTWRQNRKKQACEASKRPSSMIMEHRKGSISLSQPNSLNDPQSLPPTLTIDKYESGRAEAIGTLCKIFCAKKTGEEILPVYLARFYMALQQCLKITESRECDETLASILLHSSDLFRLDLDGINVLLPGFIAALEIVLPDKDLKLKTQSMVFNRTELRRSAINILLSIMVLPLHYQTLPIRDLTCESSEKMFTFIQLKSRLMNILMNALQVETDAQNTHMLLGGLLLCVQDAVTFEETELGGGNANLSQNSSGVQHHDANLLSSDNAHALFVRATYLVCHRLISSWKTDLNVSLAALELLSGLARLHIRETDALECKRAVKWICDYICYQCSRPPPAHSKDLHSTIVAAFQCTAAWLMQHPYLLQDKDCLQTVLEVVELGISGTKSQSKGTDIPKFKDEKELKPASMRVRDAAENLLTIILEQVGYFPSECGPESISSLLDELALMKHCNSMVPAAAASSEQAIAKFKYFVTENSTILALLEEPLGNDQDPQPTVTLLIRGPFGRHAWTMQLRHLPRSKSGIKYHAINPGRPIPMNDVTQRLDSEQKNFPDGVDKVQPCVADYSIPTIEQMREQYGTAVIRELESLLENQSIHEKLAWAEADTSADSLSHAQECVPPTVCHEFHAARLFLSHFGFLGFETRNPQNPAEALGNPPQRPLIVLDTKSAAFAADLDRLDKLSARTHDSVYVFYVKSGQTSAQQIIANMGEESSASHDPHFASMLQTLGWPVQVSEHSGWTGFAHNSWSLKGTPEEQLKSTANELNYNGSQRVLYWADVSSEIAFVVPTTWNLRYNSDTCDSGSISSTDQIGSSNVWTRGEADSAAGLAKSKSRNLSLELDTNRRDVKEPVPPTRRKGNVTKPTLLAQAPAKIFLVWLESYEDYLNFPLEDLLAYTRTGEELQTQQLPRASDCHVIFVHSLLSGLLRVKLQGPPGRMSFATPLVDGMVLSRRVVGNLVRQTALNISRRRRLDNDNYQPPHVRRRLKVQDIVQKYKMDLSEADLLAHLFQRAI, from the exons ATGTACTCCGAGTGGGCCTCGCTGTCTGCCCAAATCACAGCCAACAGCTGCGGCGCCCAGTGCTTCAGTGTGCTCAACAAATTCCCCGCCTCCGCCGGACGCGAAGTGGTCGTCTCCGTGGTCAAGCAGCTGGGCACCAATCTGGGCATCACGCAGAATGCAGAGCCCAGTCACCTGGTCAAAGACGAAGAG GTAAAATGGTGCATGGACGTGATCTGCTTCGGACTTTCGCTTCCTCTGCAGGAACACGAGACGATCAAGGATTGCGTGAATGTGTACTGCGAGTGGCTGACGGCGCTGCATCCGCAGCCCAGGATCAGTGTACCGAAGCCGATATGCGAGGATGCCAATCTCTATGCTCGCCAGATCATCAATCACTTTCACAATCTGTTTGTGCCGCGCCAGGGCGAAA GTGCAGATACAATTAAACGGCAGGCAGTGCTCTGCCATCGGGTGCTACGAACTCTGCAGCAAACTGCTCAGATATCGCAGCTAATGGATCGGCAGACGTGGGACACGCTGCTTCTCTTTCTGCTGGCTATCAATGAGATCCTGCTGGCGCCGCCCACCGTCAAGGACGATGTGGGCGATCAGCTGTGCGAGCGTGTGCTATCCGTGCTCTTCGAGGTCTGGCTTCTGGCCTGCGTTCGCAGTTTTCCCTCACCGTCGATGTGGAAGACGCTGCAGGAGTCGTGTGCCATGTGGCGACACCGTGTAGCCCTCGTGGATCAATGGAATCGAGTGAACTTGGCACTAACCGCTCGCCTGCTGGAGTTCAGCTATGGTCCTGCGTTTCCACAGCTCAAGAATG CCGACGAGGATGGCCAGCTGATACCAATTGGAATGTCCAACGACTGTGTGGCCCAGACTTGGTACCGCTTCCTGCGTATGATTGGCAATCCCACGGCGCTCTGTTCACCACATATCATCAGCAAATCATCACACTTTGTTCAGTGGGCGTTGACCCATGAAAAGGGCGCCGAGACGCATCAGCATCCCTGCCTGCAACAACTGCCGCAGATCTTCCTCAATGCCATGAAGGGAATTTCCAGTCAAGTGGACGCTTTTCTAG GCTTGAGCAAGACCTCGCTTATTGGCCTCACCGGCGGTGGTGCACGCAACGcgatcagcagcagcagcaccaccaccaccaatgcCGGCAGCACGGGAGGAACGGGATCGGGAGATGGATCCGCTCCTGCTCCGCTGCCCACAACTCCCACGTCCACGTCGGGTCCGCCGTCGGCGAGTAGCAGCATCAACT CTCTGCCGTTGACTTCGATGGGAGCGGGTGTCGAGCTGGCCGTGGCCAGACCCAAATGCAACAGCATTCTCCACGTATTCCACGAGTGGCTCTTCGAGGCGGCGCACATCGGAGGCGACACTTGGCGGCAAAATCGTAAAA AGCAAGCATGCGAGGCCAGTAAACGGCCATCGTCGATGATAATGGAGCACCGCAAGGGATCGATATCGTTGTCGCAGCCCAACTCTCTGAACGATCCGCAATCGTTGCCACCCACGCTGACCATCGACAAGTATGAGTCCGGCCGAGCCGAGGCCATTGGAACGCTGTGCAAGATCTTCTGTGCAAAGAAGACGGGCGAGGAGATTCTGCCCGTCTATCTGGCCCGCTTCTACATGGCATTGCAGCAGTGCCTGAAGATTACAGAGTCGCGGGAATGCGACGAGACGTTGGCCAGCATCCTGCTGCATTCGAGTGACCTGTTTCGCCTGGACCTGGATGGGATTAATGTGCTGCTGCCCGGTTTCATTGCCGCCTTGGAAATCGTACTGCCCGACAAGGACCTCAAGCTGAAGACGCAATCGATGGTCTTTAATCGCACCGAATTGCGCCGTTCGGCGATTAACATCCTGCTGTCCATCATGGTGCTGCCGTTGCACTACCAAACGCTGCCCATTCGGGATTTGACCTGCGAATCGAGCGAGAA AATGTTTACCTTCATCCAACTGAAGTCGCGGCTCATGAACATCTTGATGAATGCCCTGCAGGTCGAGACGGATGCCCAAAACACGCACATGCTTCTGGGCGGCCTGCTGCTCTGCGTTCAGGATGCCGTCACCTTCGAGGAGACGGAACTGGGCGGCGGCAATGCCAATCTCTCGCAGAACTCGAGTGGTGTGCAGCATCATGACGCCAATCTACTGAGTTCGG ATAATGCCCATGCTCTATTTGTGCGCGCCACGTATTTGGTCTGCCATCGTCTGATCTCGTCGTGGAAGACGGATCTGAATGTTTCGCTGGCCGCCTTGGAGTTGCTGTCCGGCTTGGCCAGGTTACATATCCGGGAAACAG ACGCTCTAGAGTGCAAGCGGGCCGTGAAGTGGATCTGTGACTATATATGCTACCAGTGCTCCCGTCCGCCGCCGGCGCATAGCAAGGATCTGCACAGCACCATTGTGGCGGCCTTTCAGTGCACCGCCGCCTGGCTGATGCAGCATCCCTATTTGCTGCAGGACAAGGATTGCCTGCAAACGGTCCTCGAGGTGGTTGAGCTGGGCATTTCGGGCACCAAGAGCCAGAGCAAGGGCACCGATATACCCAAATTTAAGGACGAAAAGGAGCTAAAGCCCGCCTCGATGAGAGTGCGAGATGCTGCTGAGAATCTGCTGACAATTATCCTCGAGCAAGTGGGCTATTTCCCCAGCGAATGCGGTCCAGAGTCCATATCCTCGCTATTGGATGAGCTGGCGCTCATGAAGCACTGCAACTCTATGGTGCCGGCGGCGGCGGCCAGCAGTGAGCAGGCCATTGCCAAGTTTAAGTACTTTGTGACCGAGAACTCCACCATATTGGCACTGCTCGAGGAGCCGTTGGGCAATGACCAGGATCCCCAACCCACAGTGACTC TGCTCATACGCGGTCCCTTTGGTCGACATGCCTGGACCATGCAGTTGCGTCATCTGCCTCGCAGTAAGTCTGGGATTAAGTACCATGCCATTAATCCTGGCAGGCCCATACCCATGAACGATGTGACGCAACGGCTGGATAGCGAGCAAAAGAACTTTCCCGACGGCGTGGACAAAGTGCAACCGTGTGTGGCGGACTACTCTATACCCACCATCGAACAAATGCGCGAGCAATACGGCACTGCTGTCATACGGGAGCTGGAGTCGTTGCTGGAGAACCAGAGCATTCACGAGAAACTGGCCTGGGCGGAGGCGGACACCAGTGCGGATAGTTTGTCGCATGCCCAAGAATGTGTGCCGCCAACGGTGTGCCACGAGTTCCATGCGGCGCGTCTATTTCTCTCACATTTTGGTTTTCTGGGATTCGAGACGCGGAATCCACAGAATCCAGCTGAGGCACTGGGCAATCCGCCACAGCGACCGCTAATCGTGCTGGACACCAAGTCCGCAGCCTTCGCCGCCGATCTGGATCGTTTGGACAAGCTGAGTGCGAGGACGCACGACAGCGTTTATGTGTTCTATGTGAAG AGTGGCCAAACGAGTGCCCAGCAGATTATCGCCAATATGGGCGAGGAATCGTCTGCCAGCCATGATCCGCACTTCGCTAGCATGCTGCAAACGCTGGGCTGGCCGGTTCAGGTTTCAGAACACTCTGGCTGGACGGGCTTTGCCCACAACTCGTGGTCACTCAAGGGAACGCCCGAGGAGCAGCTAAAGTCCACTGCCAACGAGCTGAACTATAATGGATCACAGAGGGTGCTCTACTGGGCGGATGTGTCATCGGAAATCGCCTTCGTGGTGCCCACGACATGGAATCTGCGTTACAATAGCGACACTTGCGATAGTGGAAGTATCTCGAGCACGGATCAGATTGGCTCCAGCAATGTCTGGACACGCGGAGAGGCCGATAGTGCGGCTGGCCTGGCAAAATCCAAGTCAAGGAATCTTAGCCTAGAACTCGACACGAATCGCAGGGATGTAAAGGAGCCAGTTCCGCCGACGCGACGAAAAGGAAATGTGACGAAACCCACACTATTGGCCCAGGCGCCGGCCAAAATCTTTTTGGTGTGGCTGGAGAGCTATGAGGATTACCTAAACTTTCCGCTCGAGGATCTGCTAGCCTATACACGCACTGGCGAGGAGCTGCAGACGCAACAGTTGCCTCGCGCCTCCGACTGTCACGTGATCTTCGTGCATTCGTTGCTCTCGGGACTTCTGAGAGTAAAGTTGCAGGGTCCACCGGGAAGGATGAGCTTTGCCACGCCCCTGGTCGATGGCATGGTCCTGAGCCGGCGGGTAGTCGGAAATCTGGTTCGACAAACGGCATTGAACATATCACGCCGCCGGCGTCTGGACAATGATAA CTACCAACCGCCTCATGTGCGACGACGACTCAAGGTGCAGGACATTGTCCAGAAGTACAAAATGGATCTGAGCGAGGCCGATCTGTTGGCCCATCTGTTCCAACGCGCAATTTAG